A single genomic interval of Danio aesculapii chromosome 5, fDanAes4.1, whole genome shotgun sequence harbors:
- the sh2d3cb gene encoding SH2 domain containing 3Cb isoform X2, whose product MENSDVYVKFSKGTHQPNSPPDKLKQELEKELKLSSCNLSSHGWYHGRIPWEVSESLVQQEGDFLIRDSLTSIGDYVLTCCWNQKALHFLITKVLLRSYDTYTRVQYILEGETFYSVQALVHSYVGNKRPLTKQSGAYIYSPVSRTLPLRYLETMFGLPSVENSPVNSPSRQKGSQKKRESIAVTEALEIELIRPQTDVVRSFDGTIEQHVVVSTSPILMSTLARRRRSPSGNRKFVIIPSSPVLKSNETRLCSSPPENTLIYLEPTVHLLSSMTYQNNTESSYSLLTDPLTTNHPFVGHEIQALDRREEYDEDYLVPFTTDTVSCFRPSMYQSPFMPPENKPLETRLLKRVKDVLFEVDIKTMAMHITKIDCMVARILDMSDDVMKGMGVSSGMELLTLPHGHHLRQDLLERFHTMSIMWAVQLLGCTGNADERADLLHRAICLASELKSSLGNLFGFATVMKCLELPQIARLNETWTILRQKYTESAILYEKTLRPSLRMMNDGEAISRHTETTFPHVLPLLSLFERTVEELESWESADTGVALVLSHLDAARTIALNGRNFSANAEAKLQGFEEEADVREIFLTEFQMRLLWGSRGVERNKDERYSKFDEVLTALSNRLELSHSAK is encoded by the exons ATGGAAAACAGTGACGTTTATGTAAAG TTTTCTAAAGGCACACACCAGCCGAATTCCCCACCAGACAAACTAAAGCAGGAGTTGGAGAAAGAGCTGAAACTGAGCAGCTGTAACTTATCAAGTCATGGTTGGTATCATGGTCGCATACCCTGGGAG GTGTCTGAGTCTCTTGTGCAACAGGAAGGAGATTTTTTAATTCGTGACTCCCTCACTAGCATTGGAGATTATGTCTTAACCTGCTGCTGGAACCAGAAAGCTCTTCATTTCCTCATCACTAAAGTCCTGCTCAGATCTTATGACACATATACTCGAGTGCAGTACATTCTGGAGGGAGAAACATTTTATTCTGTCCAGGCGCTGGTTCATTCTTATGTTGGAAATAAAAGGCCTCTGACGAAGCAGAGCGGTGCCTACATTTACTCGCCAGTTAGCAGGACACTTCCACTGAGATACCTGGAAACCATGTTTGGGCTGCCGAGTGTGGAGAACAGTCCCGTAAACTCACCAAGCAGGCAGAAGGGAAGCCAGAAGAAGAGGGAAAGCATTGCTGTGACAGAGGCTCTGGAAATCGAGCTGATAAGACCACAGAC TGATGTGGTGAGGAGCTTTGATGGCACCATAGAGCAGCATGTTGTAGTTTCCACTTCCCCCATATTAATGAGCACAT TGGCCCGGCGGCGTCGAAGCCCCTCCGGAAACAGAAAGTTTGTAATAATACCTTCATCACCTGTTCTCAAGTCCAATGAAACACGGCTTTGTTCATCACCTCCTGAAAACACTCTCATCTACTTGGAGCCAACAGTGCATCTTCTGTCCTCCATGACATATCAAAACAACACAGAATCCAGCTATTCCCTCCTTACTGACCCTCTTACTACAAATCATCCCTTTGTGGGACATGAGATTCAGGCTTTGGATCGCAGAGAGGAGTACGATGAGGATTATTTAGTGCCTTTCACCACAGACACGGTTTCCTGTTTCAGGCCTAGCATGTACCAGTCGCCATTTATGCCCCCAGAAAATAAACCTCTGGAGACCAGATTACTGAAAAGGGTGAAGGATGTCCTGTTTGAGGTTGACATAAAGACAATGGCAATGCACATCACCAAAATTGACTGCATG GTTGCTCGAATTCTGGATATGTCTGATGATGTGATGAAAGGGATGGGGGTGAGTTCAGGAATGGAGCTGCTCACACTCCCACACGGACATCACCTCCGCCAAGATCTGCTTGAAAG GTTCCACACCATGTCCATAATGTGGGCCGTACAGCTGCTGGGCTGCACAGGCAATGCTGATGAGAGAGCCGACCTGCTGCACAGAGCCATTTGCCTGGCCTCTGAACTCAAGAGCAGTTTGGGCAACTTGTTTGGCTTCGCCACAGTTATGAAATGCCTTGAATTACCACAG ATTGCTCGTTTGAATGAGACCTGGACGATTTTACGTCAGAAGTACACAGAAAGCGCTATTCTTTATGAGAAAACTCTTAGACCCTCATTGAGGATGATGAACGATGGAGAAG CGATAAGCAGGCACACAGAGACAACGTTCCCCCATGTGCTCCCCCTGCTGTCTCTGTTTGAAAGGACTGTCGAGGAGTTGGAGTCATGGGAAAGTGCAGACACTGGAGTGGCCCTTGTTTTGAGCCATCTGGATGCTGCACGTACCATTGCGTTAAATGGGAGGAACTTCAGTGCTAATGCAGAGGCCAAGCTGCAGG GATTTGAGGAGGAAGCAGATGTCCGGGAGATCTTCCTGACAGAGTTCCAGATGCGTCTCCTGTGGGGAAGCCGTGGAGTggaaagaaataaagatgaacgtTACTCCAAGTTTGATGAAGTGCTCACAGCTCTGTCCAACAGACTCGAGCTTTCTCACTCTGCAAAATGA
- the tor2a gene encoding prosalusin — MIFILLLIYCTSLGSGFEMKTIFCSISDSCDCDYKPDIKGLEWDLYKNLYGQHMAQDIVSEAVVNFLQNENPDRPLVLSFHGSSGTGKSLVSSMIGRHIYGTAMGSPYIHQFIPTLHFPSANRVLQYRSDLKRRVEKSLTSCARSIFIFDEMEKMPPGVIDVLEPHLGPYHILFQTNYRKAIYIFISSAGEEIVNRIALESRQAGRDREEIQPDELEESIADAVYNNKNSGFYHSRIITEKLITRFVPFLPLLRRHVERCAQRELCQRGECQRKDVASAVGGAMNYTPNDSKYFSSTGCKLVPAKVNLFL; from the exons ATGATATTTATActacttttaatttattgtacGTCTTTGGGTAGCGGGTTTGAGATGAAAACTATATTTTGTTCAATATCTGACAGCTGCGACTGTGACTACAAGCCAGACATAAAAG GTTTAGAGTGGGAtctttataaaaatctttatggaCAGCATATGGCTCAGGACATTGTCTCAGAAGCAGTGGTGAACTTTTTACAAAACGAAAACCCCGACAGACCACTAGTGCTGTCTTTCCATGGATCATCTGGGACTGGCAAAAGTCTAGTCAGCTCTATGATTGGAAGACACATCTATGGAACGGCTATGGGGAGTCCATACATCCATCAGTTTATTCCCACATTACACTTTCCTTCAGCCAACAGGGTGCTACAGTACAGG TCAGATCTAAAACGCCGGGTTGAGAAAAGCCTCACCAGTTGTGCTCGTTCGATCTTCATCTTCGATGAGATGGAGAAAATGCCTCCTGGTGTGATCGATGTTTTAGAACCGCATTTAGGCCCCTATCACATTCTCTTCCAGACCAACTACCGCAAGGCCATTTATATATTCATCAG ttctgCAGGTGAGGAGATAGTGAACAGAATTGCGTTAGAGAGTCGTCAGGCAGGTCGAGATCGAGAGGAAATTCAACCTGATGAGCTGGAGGAGAGTATTGCTGATGCTGTTTACAACAACAAGAACA GTGGGTTCTACCATTCCAGAATAATCACAGAAAAGCTTATCACTCGCTTTGTGCCTTTCCTTCCCCTGCTACGGCGCCACGTGGAGCGCTGTGCCCAGCGGGAGCTCTGCCAGCGGGGCGAGTGCCAGCGTAAAGACGTGGCATCGGCAGTAGGGGGCGCCATGAACTACACACCAAACGACAGCAAGTACTTCTCCAGCACTGGCTGCAAGTTAGTACCGGCTAAAGTAAACCTGTTCCTTTGA
- the sh2d3cb gene encoding SH2 domain containing 3Cb isoform X1, with the protein MRHSGSMENSDVYVKFSKGTHQPNSPPDKLKQELEKELKLSSCNLSSHGWYHGRIPWEVSESLVQQEGDFLIRDSLTSIGDYVLTCCWNQKALHFLITKVLLRSYDTYTRVQYILEGETFYSVQALVHSYVGNKRPLTKQSGAYIYSPVSRTLPLRYLETMFGLPSVENSPVNSPSRQKGSQKKRESIAVTEALEIELIRPQTDVVRSFDGTIEQHVVVSTSPILMSTLARRRRSPSGNRKFVIIPSSPVLKSNETRLCSSPPENTLIYLEPTVHLLSSMTYQNNTESSYSLLTDPLTTNHPFVGHEIQALDRREEYDEDYLVPFTTDTVSCFRPSMYQSPFMPPENKPLETRLLKRVKDVLFEVDIKTMAMHITKIDCMVARILDMSDDVMKGMGVSSGMELLTLPHGHHLRQDLLERFHTMSIMWAVQLLGCTGNADERADLLHRAICLASELKSSLGNLFGFATVMKCLELPQIARLNETWTILRQKYTESAILYEKTLRPSLRMMNDGEAISRHTETTFPHVLPLLSLFERTVEELESWESADTGVALVLSHLDAARTIALNGRNFSANAEAKLQGFEEEADVREIFLTEFQMRLLWGSRGVERNKDERYSKFDEVLTALSNRLELSHSAK; encoded by the exons GCATTCGGGTTCCATGGAAAACAGTGACGTTTATGTAAAG TTTTCTAAAGGCACACACCAGCCGAATTCCCCACCAGACAAACTAAAGCAGGAGTTGGAGAAAGAGCTGAAACTGAGCAGCTGTAACTTATCAAGTCATGGTTGGTATCATGGTCGCATACCCTGGGAG GTGTCTGAGTCTCTTGTGCAACAGGAAGGAGATTTTTTAATTCGTGACTCCCTCACTAGCATTGGAGATTATGTCTTAACCTGCTGCTGGAACCAGAAAGCTCTTCATTTCCTCATCACTAAAGTCCTGCTCAGATCTTATGACACATATACTCGAGTGCAGTACATTCTGGAGGGAGAAACATTTTATTCTGTCCAGGCGCTGGTTCATTCTTATGTTGGAAATAAAAGGCCTCTGACGAAGCAGAGCGGTGCCTACATTTACTCGCCAGTTAGCAGGACACTTCCACTGAGATACCTGGAAACCATGTTTGGGCTGCCGAGTGTGGAGAACAGTCCCGTAAACTCACCAAGCAGGCAGAAGGGAAGCCAGAAGAAGAGGGAAAGCATTGCTGTGACAGAGGCTCTGGAAATCGAGCTGATAAGACCACAGAC TGATGTGGTGAGGAGCTTTGATGGCACCATAGAGCAGCATGTTGTAGTTTCCACTTCCCCCATATTAATGAGCACAT TGGCCCGGCGGCGTCGAAGCCCCTCCGGAAACAGAAAGTTTGTAATAATACCTTCATCACCTGTTCTCAAGTCCAATGAAACACGGCTTTGTTCATCACCTCCTGAAAACACTCTCATCTACTTGGAGCCAACAGTGCATCTTCTGTCCTCCATGACATATCAAAACAACACAGAATCCAGCTATTCCCTCCTTACTGACCCTCTTACTACAAATCATCCCTTTGTGGGACATGAGATTCAGGCTTTGGATCGCAGAGAGGAGTACGATGAGGATTATTTAGTGCCTTTCACCACAGACACGGTTTCCTGTTTCAGGCCTAGCATGTACCAGTCGCCATTTATGCCCCCAGAAAATAAACCTCTGGAGACCAGATTACTGAAAAGGGTGAAGGATGTCCTGTTTGAGGTTGACATAAAGACAATGGCAATGCACATCACCAAAATTGACTGCATG GTTGCTCGAATTCTGGATATGTCTGATGATGTGATGAAAGGGATGGGGGTGAGTTCAGGAATGGAGCTGCTCACACTCCCACACGGACATCACCTCCGCCAAGATCTGCTTGAAAG GTTCCACACCATGTCCATAATGTGGGCCGTACAGCTGCTGGGCTGCACAGGCAATGCTGATGAGAGAGCCGACCTGCTGCACAGAGCCATTTGCCTGGCCTCTGAACTCAAGAGCAGTTTGGGCAACTTGTTTGGCTTCGCCACAGTTATGAAATGCCTTGAATTACCACAG ATTGCTCGTTTGAATGAGACCTGGACGATTTTACGTCAGAAGTACACAGAAAGCGCTATTCTTTATGAGAAAACTCTTAGACCCTCATTGAGGATGATGAACGATGGAGAAG CGATAAGCAGGCACACAGAGACAACGTTCCCCCATGTGCTCCCCCTGCTGTCTCTGTTTGAAAGGACTGTCGAGGAGTTGGAGTCATGGGAAAGTGCAGACACTGGAGTGGCCCTTGTTTTGAGCCATCTGGATGCTGCACGTACCATTGCGTTAAATGGGAGGAACTTCAGTGCTAATGCAGAGGCCAAGCTGCAGG GATTTGAGGAGGAAGCAGATGTCCGGGAGATCTTCCTGACAGAGTTCCAGATGCGTCTCCTGTGGGGAAGCCGTGGAGTggaaagaaataaagatgaacgtTACTCCAAGTTTGATGAAGTGCTCACAGCTCTGTCCAACAGACTCGAGCTTTCTCACTCTGCAAAATGA